The following are encoded in a window of Arthrobacter sp. OAP107 genomic DNA:
- a CDS encoding GntR family transcriptional regulator — MATVNPSSGASRLRVAVPSVAARVASELRLQIAEGALLPGSKLKEEALSEELGVSRNTVREAFAELASERLVVRLPNRGVFVASLEASDIHDVYAVRRAIEVSAVRGGGSAESIAAVRAAVEEGKQAAEAGDSEGLGSANQHFHRALVAMAGSERLNIIMSQVLAEMRLFFHKASIDGGFYQDYLPDNEQICKALEAGEYERAAGRLLAYLDKSEQHQTAVHSS, encoded by the coding sequence ATGGCCACAGTGAATCCGAGTTCAGGTGCATCCCGTCTCCGCGTTGCTGTGCCATCGGTGGCCGCGCGCGTGGCCAGCGAACTCCGCCTCCAGATTGCCGAAGGTGCGCTGCTGCCCGGCTCGAAGCTGAAGGAAGAAGCCCTTTCCGAAGAGCTCGGGGTTTCCCGGAACACCGTGCGCGAGGCCTTTGCCGAACTCGCCAGCGAGCGGCTGGTGGTCCGGCTGCCCAACCGCGGCGTCTTTGTGGCAAGCCTCGAAGCCAGCGACATCCATGACGTGTATGCCGTCCGGCGCGCCATCGAAGTCAGCGCCGTCCGGGGCGGCGGCAGTGCCGAGAGCATTGCGGCCGTGCGGGCCGCAGTGGAAGAGGGAAAGCAGGCGGCCGAGGCCGGCGACAGTGAGGGACTGGGCAGTGCCAACCAGCATTTCCACCGTGCCCTCGTAGCCATGGCCGGCAGTGAACGGCTCAACATCATCATGTCGCAGGTGCTGGCTGAGATGAGGCTGTTCTTCCACAAGGCCTCCATTGACGGCGGCTTCTACCAGGACTACCTGCCGGATAACGAGCAGATCTGCAAGGCGCTGGAGGCCGGGGAGTACGAGCGTGCCGCCGGGCGCCTCCTCGCCTACCTCGACAAATCGGAGCAGCACCAGACCGCCGTTCACTCGTCCTGA
- a CDS encoding MFS transporter, protein MANQPAMAAAVNRPAVGRKDMYKAFAASLTGTALEFYDFAVYSAAAAIVFPLIFFPASDPVTGTLLAFSTYAVGYISRPVGGIIFGRLGDEIGRKKILVFTLMLIGVATFLIGLLPTYGNIGILAPAILVFLRFAQGVGVGGEWGGAVLLSSEFGEPSRRGFWASAAQIGPPAGNLLANGALAVLTLTLSEQAFLDYGWRIAFVISALLVAFGLWIRLKLEDTPIFKAMEARGEQPKAPIRELLATQRRPLLAAMLSRIGPDVLYALCTVFTLTYGMKELGFDRGQVLVAVLIGSGLQLFTMPLAGAVSDRINRRLVYGIAAVATAVWAYLFFIVLEGRSPVMLIVGTVLGLLCHSFMYGPQAAFVVEQFSPRLRSTGSSLAYTFAGIAGGAIAPFMFTLLQSTFHSWVPVAIYLTVACLLTVVGLALGRDSNVAEDEEYLRASAEPTESAAR, encoded by the coding sequence ATGGCCAATCAACCCGCAATGGCCGCCGCAGTGAACAGGCCCGCCGTCGGACGCAAGGATATGTACAAGGCGTTCGCGGCCAGCCTCACCGGCACCGCGCTGGAGTTCTATGACTTCGCGGTCTACTCCGCCGCGGCCGCCATCGTTTTCCCGCTGATCTTCTTTCCGGCGTCGGACCCTGTGACCGGCACCCTGCTGGCGTTCTCGACCTACGCGGTGGGCTACATTTCCCGGCCGGTCGGCGGCATCATCTTCGGCCGGCTGGGCGATGAGATCGGCCGCAAGAAGATCCTGGTCTTCACGCTGATGCTGATCGGCGTGGCCACCTTCCTCATCGGCCTGCTGCCCACCTACGGCAACATCGGCATCCTCGCACCGGCGATCCTCGTCTTCCTGCGCTTCGCGCAGGGCGTGGGCGTCGGCGGCGAATGGGGCGGCGCCGTCCTGCTCTCCAGCGAATTCGGGGAACCCAGCCGGCGCGGCTTCTGGGCCTCCGCGGCGCAGATCGGCCCGCCCGCCGGCAACCTCCTGGCCAATGGCGCGCTCGCCGTCCTGACGCTGACGCTGTCCGAGCAGGCATTCCTGGACTACGGCTGGCGGATCGCCTTCGTGATCTCGGCCCTGCTGGTGGCGTTCGGGCTGTGGATCCGCCTGAAGCTTGAAGACACTCCGATCTTCAAGGCCATGGAAGCCCGCGGCGAGCAGCCCAAGGCCCCCATCCGGGAACTGCTCGCCACCCAGCGCCGGCCGCTCCTGGCCGCCATGCTCAGCCGCATCGGCCCGGACGTCCTCTACGCACTGTGCACCGTGTTCACCCTGACCTACGGCATGAAGGAACTCGGCTTCGACCGCGGGCAGGTCCTCGTCGCCGTTCTCATCGGCTCCGGCCTCCAGCTCTTCACCATGCCGCTGGCGGGCGCCGTCTCCGACCGGATCAACCGGCGCCTCGTCTACGGCATCGCGGCAGTCGCCACCGCCGTGTGGGCCTACCTGTTCTTCATCGTGCTGGAAGGCCGCTCCCCGGTGATGCTGATTGTGGGCACCGTGCTGGGCCTGCTGTGCCACTCCTTCATGTACGGACCGCAGGCCGCGTTCGTCGTCGAGCAGTTCTCCCCGCGCCTCCGCTCCACCGGCAGCTCCCTGGCCTACACCTTCGCCGGCATCGCCGGTGGAGCCATCGCACCGTTCATGTTCACCTTGCTGCAGAGCACCTTCCACAGCTGGGTTCCTGTGGCCATCTACCTCACCGTTGCCTGCCTGCTGACAGTAGTGGGCCTTGCCCTCGGCCGCGACTCAAACGTCGCCGAGGACGAGGAATACCTGCGGGCGTCGGCGGAACCTACCGAAAGCGCAGCCCGATGA
- a CDS encoding carbon-nitrogen hydrolase family protein, whose amino-acid sequence MRLAVAQIVTGADPTANLGLIRGYATRAKAAGAELVVFPEAAMRAFGNPLAEVAEPLDGPWATAVRAIARDLDIAVVVGMFTPGDGGRVRNTLLVTGPGLDASYDKIHLFDAFGFAESDSVDAGTAPVTFDLNGTTIGLATCYDVRFPALFTANARAGAAINIVCASWGAGEGKAEQWDLLVRARAVDSTTFVVACGQGDPGTLGLPSADAAPTGIGHSAVVSPLGAALVALGAKPELAVVDVDPSVIPEVRAKLPVLANARSF is encoded by the coding sequence ATGCGTTTAGCAGTCGCCCAAATCGTCACCGGCGCCGACCCCACGGCCAACCTCGGGCTGATCCGAGGATACGCCACGCGGGCAAAGGCGGCAGGTGCCGAGCTGGTGGTGTTCCCCGAGGCTGCCATGCGCGCCTTCGGCAATCCGCTGGCCGAGGTCGCCGAACCGCTGGACGGGCCGTGGGCCACAGCGGTACGGGCCATTGCCCGGGACCTGGACATCGCCGTCGTGGTTGGCATGTTCACGCCCGGCGACGGCGGCCGGGTGCGGAACACGCTACTGGTCACCGGGCCGGGGCTCGACGCGTCCTACGACAAGATCCACCTCTTTGACGCGTTCGGATTCGCCGAATCCGATTCGGTGGATGCGGGAACGGCGCCGGTGACCTTCGACCTCAACGGCACCACCATTGGCCTTGCCACCTGCTACGACGTCCGCTTCCCTGCACTGTTCACGGCCAACGCCAGGGCCGGCGCGGCCATCAACATCGTCTGCGCGTCCTGGGGTGCGGGCGAAGGCAAGGCGGAGCAGTGGGACCTGCTGGTCCGCGCCCGGGCCGTGGACAGCACCACGTTTGTGGTGGCGTGCGGCCAGGGCGATCCGGGAACCCTCGGGCTGCCGTCCGCCGACGCCGCGCCCACCGGGATCGGCCACAGCGCGGTGGTGTCGCCGCTGGGTGCCGCGCTGGTGGCACTGGGCGCCAAACCCGAACTGGCCGTGGTCGACGTCGATCCCTCCGTCATCCCCGAGGTCCGGGCAAAGCTGCCCGTACTGGCCAACGCACGGAGCTTCTAG